A portion of the Pedobacter cryoconitis genome contains these proteins:
- a CDS encoding YqgE/AlgH family protein: protein MISRLTPSAGKLLVSEPFLNDPNFARSVVFLTEHSELGTLGFVINQPSLLLLGDLIEDIGGPAFVVCYGGPVATDTIHFIHRCPEKISGGEEIAKGIFWGGNFESFSALMGKGELTRDEVKVFVGYSGWEGLQLKAEMEENTWIVSDQYDADMIFSADEEQLWKEVIIHLGPKYAHISNFPKNPNLN from the coding sequence ATGATAAGTCGATTAACTCCCTCAGCCGGTAAACTGCTTGTTTCCGAACCATTTTTAAATGATCCTAATTTTGCCCGGTCGGTAGTTTTTCTGACCGAACACAGCGAACTGGGAACGCTTGGTTTTGTAATTAACCAGCCAAGTCTCTTATTATTAGGAGATCTGATTGAGGACATTGGCGGGCCTGCCTTTGTGGTGTGCTATGGTGGCCCGGTAGCGACAGATACGATTCACTTTATCCACCGTTGTCCTGAAAAAATTTCAGGCGGCGAGGAAATTGCTAAAGGAATCTTCTGGGGGGGGAACTTTGAGAGCTTCAGCGCGTTAATGGGTAAAGGAGAACTAACTAGAGATGAGGTGAAAGTTTTTGTCGGCTATTCTGGTTGGGAAGGGCTTCAGCTTAAAGCGGAGATGGAAGAAAATACCTGGATTGTTTCTGATCAGTACGACGCTGATATGATATTTTCTGCTGACGAAGAGCAGCTTTGGAAAGAAGTGATCATTCATTTGGGGCCTAAATATGCACATATCAGTAATTTTCCTAAAAATCCTAACCTGAACTAA